The region CAATAGCTGCCCTTTCAACGGCTTCCAGGATTTGCGGGGATGTTTCCAGCCTTGAAAAGGCCAAAGAAACTGCTTCTTTTATTCTTTCCTATATGCGCAGGGATGATGGAAGGCTGTATCACCGTTTCCATGAAGGCAATTCTGGCATTGATGGTTTTCTGGATGACTATGCTTTTCTGGCATGGGGCTTGATAGAACTTTATGAAGCTACATTTGAGACAAAATATCTGGAAACAGCAATTGAACTTGTGGATGTAATGGTTGATGTGTTCTATGATGCAGAGCAGGGTGGTTTTTTCTTCTCTGCGTCAGATGTATCTGACATCCCTCACAGGACAAAAAAAGTCTTTGATGGCCCCTATCCAAGCGGGAATTCAGTGGCTGTATACAATCTTTTCTGGCTATTCCATATTACCGGTAATGTAGGCTACCGTGAGTTAGCCCTTACAACCCTATCGGGCTTTGGTGGAATGCTGAAGCGTTCTCCACCGGCCTATAGTTATATGTTAACCGGTCTGATGCTTGGGGAGGCGACCCTTGTGGTAATGGTTACAGATTCTGAAAAAATTGGGCTTAAGGAAATGATGGATGTTGTAAGGAAAAATTACCTTCCCAAAACAATATTGTTATTGAAAAATACCGGGTCTGGCAGTGACCTGTCCCGGATTGCCCCTTATACGCTTGATATGGATATAAAAGAAGGGAGAACTACAGCTTATGTCTGCAAAGGACAAAGCTGCACTCCTCCGGTCAACGACCCCCTGGAATTGAAAAGCCTGTTGTTTTGATCACTTAAAAGTACAGGGCATCTTTTGGACAGGCTTCTACACATCGGCCACATTTTATGCAGTCGGGGTTATTGCCTATATCCCTGACCGTAAGTTCCATGGGGCACACTTTTTCGCATTTCTTGCAATCTATGCAAAGTTCATGTGCCATTTTAAGCTGGTAGCGGTCTCCACCGATTATTCTTTGCGCAGTTCCCATGGGACATACTGTACACCAGGCCCTGGAATTGTAAAATCCACCCAGCAGGATTGCCAGTGAAGTTGTTACAATACACATTGATACCAGTACGACACCGATTTTTTCGAACATATTCTGTGTGACGAATATCACTGATACCCTGTATATCATTACTGTCATCATAAGTACCAAGAGAGGGATTCGCAGCCAGAAACTTTTGAGGATATTCGGTATATCCTGTTTTCTTGATACTTTACTGAGTACGAAATCATACAGGCTTCCACGCGGACATAGATTGCCACAGAACCAGCGTCCTCTCACGACAGATGTAGCCAGCAGGGTGATCATTACAACTGCCATCAGATATCCAAGATAAGGATACCACAATCCTCCCAATGAGACTATCAGGACAAGCAGCCACAGGTAACGTGTGATCTTCAGCATTTTACCATGCCTCAAGTTCTTTGTCGACTTTGTTTACCCATTTATGTACAATTTGCATAATAATTTCCTTTATTTCGTTTTTTTCTTTCAGTTTATAGATATAGGTGTATCCTCCACGATCCAGGTTTGTTTGGGATTTTGTAAGAATTTCTTTTTCATGTAATTTTTTAACGGATCTCTGGACTGTTGAAAGGTCAAGCCCGGTGTCATTTGATATATCTTCGGTATTTACCCATTTTTCCGGAGTATCAAAAAATAACCCGATGACCTTCATATCGGCTCTTGTAAGATTCAGGGCACATTTGATGACATCGTTTAAACGGAATTCTTTGCAGGCAAAGTCTATCATTTCAATACCTCTTATTATTTGCAGTACTGTCTATAGTCAACAGTGTATATAAGTGCTTTTAACAACGGCCATTTATTGTCATAAAATAGCAGTACTCATGATATTACGAGATATATTTATCAATAATGTATATTATGAAGTAGCAGGCGATTACCATGAGCGGTCGTGAATATATGCTAGGCAACGTTGCCATTGCCCGCGGTATTGTAGAAGGGGCTGTGGACGTTGTGTCCGGTTATCCAGGGACCCCTTCTTCTGAAATAGTGGATACTCTGGCTTCTATGAATGAAAGGGACTTCTATATTGAATGGTCCGTAAATGAAAAGGTTGCAATGGAAGTGGCTGCAGGTGCCTCTATGGCAGGAGCCCGTTCTGTGGTTACTATGAAACATGTAGGTCTGAATGTAGCTGCTGATCCCCTGATGACTCTGGCATACATGGGTGTCAAGGGGGGTATGGTTATTATAGTGGCCGATGACCCTTCCTGCCATTCTTCCCAGAATGAGCAGGATACCCGCAGGTATTCCGTGTTCTCACAGATTCCCTGCCTTGAGCCATCAACCCCCCAGCAAGCCAAGGATATGATTCCTTATGCCTTTGAATTATCTGAAAAATATGAGATACCGGTGATCTTTCGCTCCACAACACGTATTTCCCACGGCAAGTCTGATATCAAACTTGCTCCTGTCAGGCAGAAGACAGGTGAAATCAAATTTGAAAAGAATCCAGACCGCTGGGTAATGGTTCCTAAAAATGCGAGGGTACGTCATCCTCACCTGCTTTCGATCCAGCAGGATATTCGCGGCGAGTTTGAATTTTCCGGCTGGAATGAACTTTCAATTGAAGCAGAAAATAATATTGGTGTCATTGCTTGTGGAACAGCTGCAGTTTATGCAAAAGAAGCACTTGATAGGCTTGGTATTACAGCTTCTTTTTTGAAGATAGGGACGTATCCAATTCCAGAAGACAGTGTTCGCCAGCTCCTTGCTAAAACAGAGCAGGTAATTGTGATTGAGGAACTTGAACCTGTTATTGAGGACCAGTGCAAGGTAATTGCAAGAGATGTAGGGTTTGAAACTGAAATCTTTGGAAAAGCAGATGGGATTCTTCCCCGCACAGGTGAATTCAATGTTGATATTTGCATGGAGGGAATTGCTAGAGCCTTTGGAATTGATTCATGCGAATGTAAACCCGCAACACAGGCTATGGAACTTCCTGTCAGGCCGCCTGCAATGTGTCCGGGTTGCTCCCACAGGGGTACTTTCCATGTCATGAAAAAAGTATTTGGCGAAGATGCGGTATTTCCCAGTGACATCGGCTGTTATACTCTCGGCATCCAGCACGGTACGGTGGATACCACTCTCTGTATGGGGGCAAGTATCAGTGTTGCTTCGGGAATCTATGATGCCGGCGAGAAAAAACCCATATGCTGTACAATTGGTGATTCCACCTTTTTCCATACCGGAATTAACAGTTTAATGAATGCTATCTACAATAAATCTGATATCACAGTGTTGATACTTGATAACAGGACTACTGCAATGACCGGCCACCAGCCCAATCCGGGTATGGGTAAGACAGCAACCTATGAACCAACCGTGGAGGTTGCGTTTGATAAATTGTGCAGTGCAATGGGTGCTGAATTCGTGGAGGTGGTTGACCCCTACGACATGGATGCCACGGAGGATGTACTGCAGCGGGCAAAAGCCTATGAAGGGGTTTCAGTTGTGATAGCCAAACGTGCCTGTGTAATTTCCGCAGCAAGGGAAGGTATAAGATACACTCCGTTTATGGTTGATACAAATCTCTGTAAAGGTTGCCGGAAATGCTTGAAATTTGGTTGCCCTGCAATTGAATTTGATGAAGTGTCCAAAAAAGCCTCCATAAATTCAATGTGCAGTGGTTGTGGATTGTGTGTTGAAATATGCAATTTCGATGCTATCATGGAGGTGAAAAAATGACTTCCGATCTATCATATTTTGATCTTGTGATAGCTGGTGTAGGAGGCCAGGGTGCTGTAAAGGTCTCCGATATAATAGGCAAGGCAGCGGTTTCTGATGAAATGAGTGTTCGGGCAGCGGAGACTCACGGGATGGCCCAACGCGGCGGTTCTGTTGTGAACTATGTAAGACTTGGCTGTGAGTTGGGTTCCCTTATACCGTGTGGCAGTGCCCACGGTATGTTGGCACTGGAACCGGTAGAGGCAATGCGCTATATTCATGATGTTTCAAAAGACGGAATAGTGGTTATGAATATTTCTCCTATTTACCCGGTCACTGTGACTTCAGGACAATGTACATATCCTGATCCGAAGGAAATAGCTGCCAGAATTGAAAAGGACTACAGGGTCGTGGCCTTTGATGCTGTGGCCCTTGCCAGACAGGCCGGCAATATAAAGACTCTGAATGTCGTGATGCTAGGGGCAATTTCCTCTTATCTCCCGATCGCCGAAGAAACACTGGTGGAATGCATAAAGAATCTGGTTCCCCCAAAGACCATTGATACCAACCTGAAGGCATTCAGGCTGGGCAGGGAAACAACAAGACAATAACAACATTACCATGTACAGTATACCGGTTTCATGCTTTGATCTTGACCACACTCTGGATTGTGGGCAGGTATTTCGCTGGTCAAAAGAAGATGACTGGTGGCACGGTGTGGTACAGGGAGATTATGTACATGCCTTCTATGAACAGGAGGCGGAGACCCTTTACATTGATTCCCGTCTCCCTGTTGAGTTTTTTGTGAAATACTTCAGGCTGGATGATGACCTGCCCTATATCTTTTCTTCAATCGATCATGATTCCTATGTCCATGAAGCAATAGCAAAATACAAGGGTTTGAGATTGGTCATGCAGGATCCCTGGGAATGCCTTGTATCTTATATGATAGCAACTGCTTCGAATATTCCCCGTATTATGAAATCCATCGAGAAACTGTCCCGGCTACTTGGAGAGGAAATTGTTGATGGAATTTACGCCTTTCCTGAAATATCTACTCTTGCAGCCTGTTGTGGTGAGGATCTTTGCGACTGCAGTCTGGGTTTCAGGGCACGCCGACTTGTCAAAGCTGCCAGGATGATAGAATCAGGGGAGTTAGATCTGTGGGGGCTGTATGATATGGATTATTTTCAAGCCAAAAAGCAATTGATGAATATAGAAGGCATCGGGGATAAGGTGGCTGATTGTATCCTCCTTTTTTCCTATGGAAAAATGGAAGCTTTCCCTGTAGATACCCATGTTGACAAGGTCATCAGAAATTATTATTCCGATAGTTTTGAAGGACCTTATACCAAACCCAAAATGGCTGAGTGGGCAAGATCCTATTTTGGATATTACTGTGGTTATGCCCAGCAGTATCTTTTCTATCAGCACAGGCTTGAAGGTAAACTGGGCAGTGGAATGGATTAAAGGAATTCATTGAGGAAAGCCCTATAGTTGATATCCTTTATTTGCAGGATATTTTCTCCGGACAGGATCTCATATCCTTTTTTAATGCTTTTTGCAACCTGTTTGCCCAGGGAACAGTTGTAAATCTCATTTTCAAGTAATATAGATGCTGTTGTGTATTTGCGTGGGACTTCAGCGACATATTTCCCGCCTTCGATATAGAATGCAAACACATCTGTTCTGTCGGTATATTTCTCCCTGAACATTTCAGCATGTTGTTTAACCCATACCGGAGGACCTCTGTGTTTTTTGACAGTTGCAATTTGGGCATTTTCAAGTTCAATGGTAAGTACGACATCTTTGCCTACCCAGATGCCACTTTTAATGGGATGAAAATCTTGTTTTTCAAGTAATGCTTCCACTGATTTTTGCATTTTGAAAAGCTGGGGATATAGTATATCTTCGACAATTTTGGGGCTCTGGAACTTCAGCACAATTATGGAGCTTGTTCTTTTATTCATTCTCTGGATTATTTCACCATCAGATAGCGGGTTTGCAATCTTCCTTGAAAAGTAGGATTCCTTTGGCTCTTCTAGGTATTGGCGGCAGAGATCAATGAATAGGCAAAACTTGTCAAGTGATAGAGCAGCAGCTACGTTTCTTCCTGCATCTGTGGGGTCAATCACCTGAAGAGGCTCGCTAAATTCTTTTGTAGGCTTCAGGAACTCTATTTTCTGATTCGGCTCCCATGCTGATGCGGCTTCAAGCACGTTTTTGAAAGAGCCGTAATGGATTATTAGCAGTTCAGTGAGATAGCCCGAGAAACCCCGGGTTTTCAGTTCTGAGCCATATATCCTTCCGGCTTTCATGAATTGTTTGAGTAACAGGACATCATCTTCAAGTCCTTTGATTCTCTCTTTTATGAAGCGGTTGTGAAAAGGCGTCCTGTCAACAGCTGAGATTATTCTGGAGGCATCGGTTACACGGTAGCAGGGCACGATATCTACATCAAATCCCGCATAGTTCATTTTAGTGTAGGGGTGTTCTGCATAACCTTCCTCCCAGGACCGGGCTTCTTTTGCAAGTTCGTGCCCTATGAACAAACCATACTCTTCAAGTTTTTCCCGTGGAAGAGTTGGGTCAAAACTTATGAATATATCAAGGTCATGTGTGCCGGTGATCCATGTATTGCGAGCAGCTGAGCCTACCAGCTGGACCTTTGCATCGGTAATACTTTCTCTTTTGGCAATCTGGATCACTCTTTTCATCAGATAACCGGCAGTTTGTTCCAGTTTTTCTTTTTCTTCCAATGAAGGTTTGATATGTTCCAGTACTTTTTTTTCAAGAGGCAGCATGTAAATCCTTTTGATTTCTGTGTTTTTAGTTATGTTATGTATGGTATTTCAGTCATCTTTTGCTATATATTATTTGAAGCTATATACTGTTTCTTTTATTGTTATTTTATAATTTAAATAAACATAAAACTGTCTAACGATAAAAATTTATAGCTATCGATCTTTTCTTCTATGGATAACGGGAGTTTGACAGATGGAGAACAGGTGGGTGCAGTTTTAACTGTCGTTGTCTTTTTTGAGTTGATATTTGGAGGAAAATATGTTAAGTGAAAAGATGACCGATGCGCTGAATGAGCAAATTAACAGGGAAATGTATTCTGCCTATCTTTATATGGCAATGTCTGCTGCAAGTTCCTATAAAGGACTTGACGGGTTTTCTAACTGGTTCATGGTACAATATCAGGAAGAAATGACCCATGCCATGCGCATATATGATTACCTGAAAGGGCAGGGAGCCCAAATTGAACTTAAGGCAATAGAACAACCTCCAAAGGAATTCGGTACGCCCCTTGAGATGTTCAAGGCAACCCTTGAACACGAACAGTTCATCACGAGGTCCATCAATGAATTGGTAACCCTTGCAAATGAAGAGAAGGATTATGCAACAAATATATTTTTGCAATGGTTTGTCACTGAACAGATCGAAGAAGAGAGCAACGATAATGAGATAATCAGCAAACTCCAGCTTGCAGGTGAAGAAGGCAATGGCCTGTTCATGATTGACAAGGAACTCGAGGCAAGAGTGTTCACCCCGCCAGCACAGGAAGGACAGTAATAAGTTAAAGGAGGATTTGATATGGAAATTGAAGAGTTAATTAAAGGAAAAGTATCGGAAGGCAAAGAGAAACATGTACCTGACATTTCAATTGGTAAGTCGCATGGCTCAGACGTGGAAGATCTTGTGACGGTTCATGTAGGTAAGGAAGTTGCACACCCAAATACGGTTGAGCATCATATTGCATGGCTTGAGCTCTACGGTGTTAAAAAAGGAGAGCATGCTGCAGGTTCCAGCTATGGCGGGGATAAATATGGTCAGGTCGTGGATCTGGGCCGTGCAGAATTTGGTCCCTCTTTCACCGAACCCCTTGCGAGATTTAAGGTAAATGTTGCAGATTTCAGTGCTTTATTTGCGATTTCCTACTGCAATGTACATGGTCTGTGGCAAAATATCATCGAACTCTAAAGGATTGGTAAATTCATGGGTACAAATGCAGATAATGTAAAAGAAATCAAGGGTTTTCTTCCAAGGTCCATAAGGTATGCCCAGGACATAAATGAAGACTTCTCTGAAGCTCTTGCGTCCTTTTATACTGCTGTGTGGGAAGATAGGGAGGATGGTCTCTCAATGAAGGAGAAACACCTTCTTGTCTTTTCCATTGCCTGTTCCAATAACAACAGTGAAAGTGCAGTAAAAATTCTTGAAAGACTCAAGAAATTCGGAGCTACCCGTACTGAGGTCACGGATTGTATGATGATCGCTGCCTGGACAGGCGGGATCCAGAATTTCACTGATTTCAGCAGACAGGTATTAAAACAGATGGATAAATTGGGATTTTGAAATAAAGTGGGGATTAATTATGGAAGAAGCAGAACCAACAAGAATGCCTTTGATAGGCGATGAAGCACCGAGTTTTAAAGCAACAACCACACAGGGAGAAATTAATTTCCCGAAGGATTATAAGGGTAAATGGGTAGTCCTGTTCAGCCATCCGGCAGATTTTACACCGGTCTGTACTACCGAATTCATGACCTTTGCTACAATGGAGGATGAATTCAGGGAATTGAATACCGAACTCATCGGACTTTCCATTGACGGTATCCATGCACATATTGCCTGGCTGCGTACCATTAAAGAGAAAATCGAATACAAGGGTATGAAAGATGTAGAGGTCAATTTCCCTGTAATTGCGGATATCAAGATGGAAATAGCGAAGAAATTCGGTATGGTCCAGCCTGGTGCATCGGATACTCAAGCCGTACGTGCGGTATTCATTATCGACCCGAAGAACAAGGTACGTGCAATCCTCTACTACCCACTCAGTAACGGACGGAATATGGATGAAGTCAAGAGACTTATTATTGCCATGCAGAAATCCGATGCCGAACAGATTGCCACTCCGGCAAACTGGCAGCCCGGTGACGATGTGATTATACCTCCACCCGGTTCATGTGGCATGGCAAAGGAGAGGGTCGAGACCAAAGAAGATGATAAGTATTGTCTTGACTGGTTCATTTGCTTTAAAAAGGATAAGAAATAAGCAGGCATAGTCCTGCTTTCTTTTATAGGTGGCCTATGACTTTAAAAGATATATTGCTCGAGGAAAATGTTGGCGGATTTGATCTGGTTTTCAGGGCCCTAATTGGTTCAGTGGCAACGATAGCATTGGCTATGGACCTTGTGGAAACTTCTCCCTGGAACTGGCTGGTTGCACTTGTGGCTTTGGCCGGATTATTTACGGCAATGACAAGGCACTGTACACCCTATCATTACCTGAGTATCAATACCGCAAAAAAATAATTATTCCAGCCCGATCTCTTCATCTGTAAGATAACAGGCCGGGTCATCTGCCCAGACATTGCCATAAACAGCTTCTGCACGTACTCGGAAATTTCCGTTACAGATGTCCAGCCACTTGCACTGGCCACATCTTTTTGCATTTTCCTTCAATAGAGGTTTGCGATCCTTCAGGCCTGCAAGTAAGTTGTCGCTGAGGTCTGTCCATATCTCGCTGAAAGGTCTTTCCCTGATATTCCCGATGGTGTAATGGCGCCAGAACTGATCCGGGTGCACTGTACCATCCCAGGACACACAACCAATTCCTACACCGGTGGAATTGCCTCCGTTCATTTTCATAAGATCGAGGACCTCGGCTGCACGTTCAGGTTCTTTCCCCTTCAATTTCATGTAGAGGTATGGGGCATCACAATGATTATCCACTGTGAGTACCTCTGGTTTAATTCCCTTTTCATACAGCTGTTTTGTACGATCCATAATCAGATCTACGGTCTCCCTGCTTTCTTCATGTGTCAGGTCTTGTTTTATGAGGTCGCTACCTCTGCCTGCATACACAAGATGATAGAAACAGATCCGTGGAATTTTTTCTTCTTCCAGCAGGTCGAATATTGCAGGGATTTCCCGGAAATTACTCTTATTAATTGTAAAACGCAGACCAACCTTGATTCCTGCTTTCATGCAGTTGTGGACGCCTTCAAGTGCTTTTTTGAAAGCCCCCTGTTGTCCCCGGAACCTGTCATTTGTCTCTTCCGTGCCGTCAATAGATATTCCAACGTAGGACAGGCCGATTTCCTTTAGTTTTTTTGCCATGTCCATATCTATCAGTGTGCCATTTGTGGAAATTACTGCTCTTAGGCCCTTTGAGACGGCGTATTCAGCCAATTCGGGCAAATCTTTCCTGACAAGAGGTTCTCCTCCGGAAAAAAGTATGACAGGCGTTTTGAATGCTGCCAGGTCATCGATGAGTCTTTTTCCTTCTTCTGTGGAAAGTTCACCTTCAAAATCTTTATCGTCTGCCTGGGCATAACAGTGAATGCATTTGAGGTTACATTTGCGGGTGATATTCCAAACTACAACAGGTTTCTTGTCTTTTGAGAACTGGAGTAGGTGGGAAGGTAATCTGGAGGAATGTCTTCCGTATCTCAGGGCATCCGATGGTTCGACAGTTCCGCAATAGAGCTTTGAAATACCTATCATTTCTAAACCTTCTTTAATCAAAGTATTCGTCTTTAATGGTCCTTAGCATTTCATCGAAGGTGTACTTGCAGGGCTTTATAGTTGTTTCCACGCCATATTCCTGAATGGTATTTGCCGTAGGTGTACCAATTGCAGCCACGATAGATTTTTTCA is a window of Methanohalophilus mahii DSM 5219 DNA encoding:
- a CDS encoding thioredoxin domain-containing protein — translated: MFDWRYGGFGPAPKFPSPSILIFLLNRWKMDKRPQTLTMIENTLSSMANGGIFDHLGGGFHRYSTDASWNIPHFEKMLYDQAMLAIVYLMAYQATGNVHYRAVVDSTISYMGTVLRHPEGAFYCGEDADSEGQEGLFYLWSRGQIEDSVGKEDSDFFLQFYDLIPIDVEGSEYGGVLRRNEYAISDTSDAKLKEIRARLLSLRSERVRPSLDNKILTDWNGLAIAALSTASRICGDVSSLEKAKETASFILSYMRRDDGRLYHRFHEGNSGIDGFLDDYAFLAWGLIELYEATFETKYLETAIELVDVMVDVFYDAEQGGFFFSASDVSDIPHRTKKVFDGPYPSGNSVAVYNLFWLFHITGNVGYRELALTTLSGFGGMLKRSPPAYSYMLTGLMLGEATLVVMVTDSEKIGLKEMMDVVRKNYLPKTILLLKNTGSGSDLSRIAPYTLDMDIKEGRTTAYVCKGQSCTPPVNDPLELKSLLF
- a CDS encoding 4Fe-4S binding protein, with amino-acid sequence MLKITRYLWLLVLIVSLGGLWYPYLGYLMAVVMITLLATSVVRGRWFCGNLCPRGSLYDFVLSKVSRKQDIPNILKSFWLRIPLLVLMMTVMIYRVSVIFVTQNMFEKIGVVLVSMCIVTTSLAILLGGFYNSRAWCTVCPMGTAQRIIGGDRYQLKMAHELCIDCKKCEKVCPMELTVRDIGNNPDCIKCGRCVEACPKDALYF
- a CDS encoding helix-turn-helix domain-containing protein — protein: MIDFACKEFRLNDVIKCALNLTRADMKVIGLFFDTPEKWVNTEDISNDTGLDLSTVQRSVKKLHEKEILTKSQTNLDRGGYTYIYKLKEKNEIKEIIMQIVHKWVNKVDKELEAW
- the iorA gene encoding indolepyruvate ferredoxin oxidoreductase subunit alpha, giving the protein MSGREYMLGNVAIARGIVEGAVDVVSGYPGTPSSEIVDTLASMNERDFYIEWSVNEKVAMEVAAGASMAGARSVVTMKHVGLNVAADPLMTLAYMGVKGGMVIIVADDPSCHSSQNEQDTRRYSVFSQIPCLEPSTPQQAKDMIPYAFELSEKYEIPVIFRSTTRISHGKSDIKLAPVRQKTGEIKFEKNPDRWVMVPKNARVRHPHLLSIQQDIRGEFEFSGWNELSIEAENNIGVIACGTAAVYAKEALDRLGITASFLKIGTYPIPEDSVRQLLAKTEQVIVIEELEPVIEDQCKVIARDVGFETEIFGKADGILPRTGEFNVDICMEGIARAFGIDSCECKPATQAMELPVRPPAMCPGCSHRGTFHVMKKVFGEDAVFPSDIGCYTLGIQHGTVDTTLCMGASISVASGIYDAGEKKPICCTIGDSTFFHTGINSLMNAIYNKSDITVLILDNRTTAMTGHQPNPGMGKTATYEPTVEVAFDKLCSAMGAEFVEVVDPYDMDATEDVLQRAKAYEGVSVVIAKRACVISAAREGIRYTPFMVDTNLCKGCRKCLKFGCPAIEFDEVSKKASINSMCSGCGLCVEICNFDAIMEVKK
- a CDS encoding indolepyruvate oxidoreductase subunit beta, which codes for MTSDLSYFDLVIAGVGGQGAVKVSDIIGKAAVSDEMSVRAAETHGMAQRGGSVVNYVRLGCELGSLIPCGSAHGMLALEPVEAMRYIHDVSKDGIVVMNISPIYPVTVTSGQCTYPDPKEIAARIEKDYRVVAFDAVALARQAGNIKTLNVVMLGAISSYLPIAEETLVECIKNLVPPKTIDTNLKAFRLGRETTRQ
- a CDS encoding DNA-3-methyladenine glycosylase family protein, whose product is MYSIPVSCFDLDHTLDCGQVFRWSKEDDWWHGVVQGDYVHAFYEQEAETLYIDSRLPVEFFVKYFRLDDDLPYIFSSIDHDSYVHEAIAKYKGLRLVMQDPWECLVSYMIATASNIPRIMKSIEKLSRLLGEEIVDGIYAFPEISTLAACCGEDLCDCSLGFRARRLVKAARMIESGELDLWGLYDMDYFQAKKQLMNIEGIGDKVADCILLFSYGKMEAFPVDTHVDKVIRNYYSDSFEGPYTKPKMAEWARSYFGYYCGYAQQYLFYQHRLEGKLGSGMD
- the cca gene encoding CCA tRNA nucleotidyltransferase; the encoded protein is MLPLEKKVLEHIKPSLEEKEKLEQTAGYLMKRVIQIAKRESITDAKVQLVGSAARNTWITGTHDLDIFISFDPTLPREKLEEYGLFIGHELAKEARSWEEGYAEHPYTKMNYAGFDVDIVPCYRVTDASRIISAVDRTPFHNRFIKERIKGLEDDVLLLKQFMKAGRIYGSELKTRGFSGYLTELLIIHYGSFKNVLEAASAWEPNQKIEFLKPTKEFSEPLQVIDPTDAGRNVAAALSLDKFCLFIDLCRQYLEEPKESYFSRKIANPLSDGEIIQRMNKRTSSIIVLKFQSPKIVEDILYPQLFKMQKSVEALLEKQDFHPIKSGIWVGKDVVLTIELENAQIATVKKHRGPPVWVKQHAEMFREKYTDRTDVFAFYIEGGKYVAEVPRKYTTASILLENEIYNCSLGKQVAKSIKKGYEILSGENILQIKDINYRAFLNEFL
- a CDS encoding ferritin; the protein is MLSEKMTDALNEQINREMYSAYLYMAMSAASSYKGLDGFSNWFMVQYQEEMTHAMRIYDYLKGQGAQIELKAIEQPPKEFGTPLEMFKATLEHEQFITRSINELVTLANEEKDYATNIFLQWFVTEQIEEESNDNEIISKLQLAGEEGNGLFMIDKELEARVFTPPAQEGQ
- a CDS encoding desulfoferrodoxin family protein, with the translated sequence MEIEELIKGKVSEGKEKHVPDISIGKSHGSDVEDLVTVHVGKEVAHPNTVEHHIAWLELYGVKKGEHAAGSSYGGDKYGQVVDLGRAEFGPSFTEPLARFKVNVADFSALFAISYCNVHGLWQNIIEL
- a CDS encoding carboxymuconolactone decarboxylase family protein, with amino-acid sequence MGTNADNVKEIKGFLPRSIRYAQDINEDFSEALASFYTAVWEDREDGLSMKEKHLLVFSIACSNNNSESAVKILERLKKFGATRTEVTDCMMIAAWTGGIQNFTDFSRQVLKQMDKLGF
- a CDS encoding peroxiredoxin: MEEAEPTRMPLIGDEAPSFKATTTQGEINFPKDYKGKWVVLFSHPADFTPVCTTEFMTFATMEDEFRELNTELIGLSIDGIHAHIAWLRTIKEKIEYKGMKDVEVNFPVIADIKMEIAKKFGMVQPGASDTQAVRAVFIIDPKNKVRAILYYPLSNGRNMDEVKRLIIAMQKSDAEQIATPANWQPGDDVIIPPPGSCGMAKERVETKEDDKYCLDWFICFKKDKK
- a CDS encoding YgaP family membrane protein, whose translation is MTLKDILLEENVGGFDLVFRALIGSVATIALAMDLVETSPWNWLVALVALAGLFTAMTRHCTPYHYLSINTAKK
- the ahbC gene encoding 12,18-didecarboxysiroheme deacetylase is translated as MIGISKLYCGTVEPSDALRYGRHSSRLPSHLLQFSKDKKPVVVWNITRKCNLKCIHCYAQADDKDFEGELSTEEGKRLIDDLAAFKTPVILFSGGEPLVRKDLPELAEYAVSKGLRAVISTNGTLIDMDMAKKLKEIGLSYVGISIDGTEETNDRFRGQQGAFKKALEGVHNCMKAGIKVGLRFTINKSNFREIPAIFDLLEEEKIPRICFYHLVYAGRGSDLIKQDLTHEESRETVDLIMDRTKQLYEKGIKPEVLTVDNHCDAPYLYMKLKGKEPERAAEVLDLMKMNGGNSTGVGIGCVSWDGTVHPDQFWRHYTIGNIRERPFSEIWTDLSDNLLAGLKDRKPLLKENAKRCGQCKWLDICNGNFRVRAEAVYGNVWADDPACYLTDEEIGLE